One genomic segment of Pongo pygmaeus isolate AG05252 chromosome 19, NHGRI_mPonPyg2-v2.0_pri, whole genome shotgun sequence includes these proteins:
- the ZNF830 gene encoding zinc finger protein 830 has translation MPRPTEARIALGLVAKMASSASARTPAGKRVVNQEELRRLMKEKQRLSTNRKRIESPFAKYNRLGQLSCALCNTPVKSELLWQTHVLGKQHREKVADLKGAKEASQGSSASSAPQSVKRKAPDADDQDVKRAKATLVPQVQPSTSALPTNFDKIGKEFIRATPSKPSGLSLLPDYEDEEEEEEEEEGDGERKRGDASKPLSDAQGKEHSVSSSREVTSSVLPDDFFSTNPPKAPIIPHSGSIEKAEIHEKVVERRENTAEALPEGFFDDPEVDARVRKVDAPKDQMDKEWDEFQKAMRQVNTISEAIVAEEDEEGRLDRQIGEIDEQIECYRRVEKLRNRQDEIKNKLKEILTIKELQKKEEENADSDDEGELQDLLSQDWRVKGALL, from the coding sequence ATGCCTCGCCCGACGGAAGCCAGAATCGCTTTGGGTCTGGTCGCCAAGATGGCGTCCTCCGCCTCCGCCCGGACTCCGGCAGGAAAGCGAGTGGTAAATCAGGAAGAATTGCGGCGGTTAATGAAGGAGAAGCAGCGTCTGAGCACCAATCGGAAACGGATAGAATCTCCATTCGCGAAGTACAACCGTTTGGGGCAGCTGAGTTGTGCCCTGTGTAACACTCCGGTTAAGAGCGAGCTCCTGTGGCAGACTCACGTCCTGGGAAAGCAGCACCGAGAGAAAGTGGCCGACCTGAAAGGCGCGAAGGAAGCCAGCCAGGGTTCGTCCGCCAGTTCAGCGCCTCAGTCCGTCAAGAGGAAAGCGCCGGACGCAGACGACCAAGATGTCAAGAGAGCGAAGGCCACCTTGGTGCCTCAGGTACAGCCCTCCACATCTGCGTTGCCCACCAACTTTGACAAAATAGGAAAGGAGTTCATTAGAGCGACTCCCAGTAAGCCTTCAGGACTCAGTTTACTACCCGATTatgaagatgaggaggaggaggaagaggaggaggaaggagatggagaaagaaaaaggggggACGCCAGCAAGCCGCTCTCCGACGCACAGGGCAAGGAGCACTCAGTTTCCTCTTCGCGGGAGGTAACAAGTAGTGTGCTGCCAGACGATTTCTTTAGTACTAATCCTCCCAAGGCCCCCATAATTCCTCATTCAGGGTCAATTGAGAAagcagaaatacatgaaaaagtggtggaaaggagagaaaacacCGCGGAAGCGTTACCGGAAGGTTTTTTTGACGACCCTGAGGTAGATGCAAGAGTACGAAAGGTTGATGCCCCAAAAGATCAGATGGACAAAGAGTGGGACGAATTCCAAAAAGCCATGAGGCAGGTCAACACTATTTCCGAAGCCATAGTTGCCGAAGAGGATGAGGAGGGACGGTTGGACCGCCAGATTGGGGAGATCGATGAGCAGATAGAGTGTTACCGAAGGGTGGAAAAGCTACGGAATCGCcaggatgaaataaaaaataaacttaaagaaaTCCTGACCATAAAAGAACtgcagaagaaggaagaagagaatgctGACAGCGATGATGAGGGGGAACTACAGGATTTGTTGTCTCAGGATTGGAGGGTGAAAGGGGCATTGTTATAG